The DNA region tttatttaaatataaatcaaatgaattataaaaaatattatacaagcatgCAACGCGTGCGTCGGTGCACTAGTTCATATTATATATCGACATTAACACATGATACGTGTGCTCAGTTGATAAATCATGGCTACTCATTCAACTATGATGAATATAGATAAGTGATCATGATTCGTGACTCAGCACATATATCATGTGTTGAGTGAATGAGTTCACTACTAATACGGATAACATCTATCAAACCCCTTTGTCCCCATTCTTTAAAACATGTTCGTCGAATAACCACGTTTATGTGGAATTGACCAGAATAAATATGTGATTACCATCGCATAGTTAATGGGACGAAATTTCTGGTAAATAagtaaagcaaaaaaaaaaaaaaaaaaacttttatttttatttttaaatagaaGTAGAAGCAGAATTCAAAAAATtctaacttttttttaaaaaataattttttaattgtttttttttacttGTTTTAATCAAACGCACTCTTAAGCTAAATGAATTGAAAAAGTGAAATATCAAGTCGTAATTATTAATGTAATTGCTCTAAATTTCGTGGAATTTTTAGTTGGATTTGTGTGTTGCTTTTggtttatgcttttgtatatctGTTTCTCAAGAACAAATTTGTTAATCTTTTGAGAAAACCTTTCAAATCTTTCCCAAAAGTAAAATACCaacataaaatatgattttctgaaaataaatacccacttaaaagattactttcttgaaatttatgTGTTCAATAGGAAATTGTTTGAGCTATTTTGAGTTGAAATTCCacatcttttattttaaaaaactctAGGAAGTGAGGGCCCAAATTTTAATATTCGACTCAGGCCTATTAAATCTCACGCACGGCCTGTGCATATATAACCCTTTCTTTCTCTTCCTGTTCAGAAAGATCGCTTTCAATCCTGCACAAGTGCAGCAAATGGGTTCTTGAGATGAAGCATCAACCGATGTTTCTGTGGCTAGTTTTTCATTCATAATGATATGTTTTGTGGCAGAAAGTGTTTATATATCCGGTTTAAAACCCGGAAATTTTCAAACCTTGTAATTAAATATCCGCATTcctcaagaaattaataagatcATACGATTTTAGATTTTTGTATTAGAGTAGGCATCCATGCATGTGCATTATGATTGGAAAATATATTTGGAAATTTTTAATGTTGAGTTATAATGGTATAAACATATGTAGGTATATTTAGAAAATAGGGATGAAGGTTGGGCAAGATTGCAGAAGATTTATGCAAGACAAAGACTTAcggaaagtaaaaaaaaatacatgtacGTATAGTGAGATGTATCCCTAGATTTCGAATTTGGCTAACAACTATACATAGATATTTAGTTAGTTGTATACATTTTCAAGAGTATATTAAATagaaacaaatcatcaattcaTGCACAAGAAAATCTGTAGGGCTTGACCAAAGATttagcaccaaaatttcgaACCAATCAAGAGGGATATTTAGGAATGATGCCAACGTTTTTGGTAGCTTCGTAATCAGCCATGTAGAGAAGGATTTGGTGACAAAGAGGAAAGAAAATAGTGTTATTTGATGTCATTTATGCAGATTTAGGTGCCTCAATTAGCTTCTGCCTCTCACCTATATACGGTGCCTCATTCTTAGGTTCACCCACACCATAAATTTCGAAAACATTAGTGCTGCAAATTTCGAAAGTTCAGCAGCATACTCAAGGCTAGATTCTGCTTAAATTCGTCCAAGAGTTAAGTTAGAACATGAGCCAAAGTACCACCCGAGGAAGGAGCAAGAAGTGATCCGAGTTGAGTGCGGTTTGAACCATCTTGTTTTATTCATCAAGAGATACTAGGTAAGTTGGCTTGTTTTAAAAGTATGAATTTCGTTTATCCATTTTTGTTTTCGAAAATTCGGTCGCAATTCTTCCTTTACCCCCTTCTTGATACTATTATCGTACGTTTTTGCgttggcactgtgaggattcaatAGGATATGGGTGAGAATTCTAATATGACATGTTTATGGCCCTTACACGGTGGGATTGTAACTATTATACGGCCTCCTCTTAGAGGAATAAAAATTAAGGACTGATAGTAAAAGGTcaaaaaatatattgatatgaaTCATGTTATGCATAATATGTGTTTTCGAAATTCAAGTATAATTGTTATGTATATGCTCGAACGACCCCCAATTGTTGAGTGATGACTATATCACTCACTCCTTATTCTCTCTTCCCAGATAAGCCTGAGTAACAGATCGAAGAAGAAGAGTCggaccagttttggggctggtgaattgCGAAAATATCGGTTTAAGTTTACGTTTGATTTAAGTTGTAAAACGTTTCTTCATTATTTCTGTCGTTTTCAGTTATTCTGTTGTAAAGACGATGTGATTTCTTTGGAATTCATgttataaactggttttggtttatactgtactacgaaaCTTGTTGTTtccgattgtgtgattgttaaacaacatCGGTGTCGACTAACTCCGGTCTCGGGACGTGACATCATTTCACTAGGATAATGTTCTCTGGTACCATGCAAAATAATGAAAATCAAAGTACTTTTTGTTTATCAATGTTTCTCCTAATTACAGCTACACGCAGATTGCTTGATTGGGTTATAAGATGATTTGATTTCCTTTAAGAACGTTAATAAGCTTTCGGGGGATTAGAAAAAAGTTATTTTACTTTCTACTCAATTATTAGGCATGAGTCAGTTACATAAATATCATTTACATGtaacttaatttaaatttgtaCCTAGTAGATTATGCTAGGCGGAATTTTCACTTTtgtcaaataaattaatttgtctCTTTGAAGttattttatatgtattatcAAAATTGAGTCTTAATCTTCtatctttattattttttcaagtTTCGTCTTTTATCTATAGTAACAATGATATGATACAGAACATGTCAGCATCACATCGAAATTTTTGCATTTCACTACCTTACCGGTATTTTGCACTTGCCTATTTATTTTTCACTTACGAAAAAATCGTAAACAGAGAATCATTCGAAATCAAACATGAAATATCCTGTCACGCcatcttcattttttttttctatggaCTATCTGGCCTGCATTCTTTTTGGGGCGAGGTAAAGTTGAAGCATTCTTCAAAGAGAGAGAAGACTTGGCAGACGAAAGACTAGAAAAGGTCAAGATAATTACATGATTCAAAAAGAATTGATTTCCCACTAAATTATTTTTCCCTAATGAATCAACATAATCAGTACTGCTACCAAAAAATTGGAATGAATTATTACTGTCCCCACTTAATTACGAACTCGAATTTGAACTAGTTTTCAGATAAATATTCGAACTATCATTTTGAAAGAACGATTATCATTTATCACAATATATATTATGGGCAAATTTGTAGTATTTTATTACTAAAAGTTTGTTTCTAattattatttctttaattattttattgtatataaAGTCTATAGAATTGAAATTTTAGAGATTCACATTATAAACTTGACCAAATGCAGGTTCTTCCAAACCCTTGAAAACAATTCTTTCTTTGGATGCCATCTTCACAATACTTCActactaaaaatatatattgaaaataaagtataaaaaatGGCCAGTGTTGGTGAGAATCAGTAGTAGCATTTGCCAAATCTCCAAGAAATAAAAGCCAAAAAAGCACGCCAATTTTTTAATGGCAAATCGAAGCCGGCTCGAATCATAAGATTTTACTGCAAAATACTTCTGAATAGATAAAAGCCTAATCCTAACTTCACTATGATCATATAAagcaataaaaggaaaaataggTTATAAGTTGATACTCAGTATTGTACTAAAACTATGGCAATATGTATAATCACTAAAGTGTTTTGCATTATTTTTGTGCTCTGTTGTGCTGCAATAAGTCCATCGACATGCTCCAGCAATGCAACCGATGTACTTGCGTTGCTAGCTTTTAGAGCAGCTATTATCGACCCTCTCGGAGCTTTGAACTCCTGGAATCAGTCACGAGATTATTGCAGCTGGGAGGGAATTGCATGTGGTTCCAAGAACCGTGATAGAGTTGTGGCAATAAACCTCATGTCTCGTGGCTTGGTGGGAACTCTTTCACCTCATATTGGCAATCTCTCTTTTCTTATGGCTATTGTTCTCCAAAACAATAGCTTTTATGGCCCAATTCCCGAACAGATAGGTCGCTTACGGCTCCTAGAGTATGTTGAATTTAGCAATAATTCATTTGTTGGGGAAATACCAAGAAATATATCACAATGTCCAAGTCTTGTGTATCTTAACTTGATTGACAATAGGTTGTCGGGAAGTATCCCAGTCGAGCTCGGTTCTCTGCTCAACCTCGAAGACCTTGGCTTAGGTAAAAACAATCTTTCAGGGTCTATCCCTCCAATTCTTGGCAATTTAACATCTCTTACACAACTATCTTTGGTGATGTGTAACTTTAGAGGAGAAATTCCGGAATCACTTGCACAACTTCGGAGACTAAACTTTCTTTCATTAACCGGAAATCATTTAACAGGAAGGATCCCTTCTGGCCTCTTCAATATATCTACTATCTCTACTTTTGATGTCTCTGTTAATGAACTTCAGGGGGTCATACCTGGTGACATAGGCCTCACACTCCCTAATTTAGAGAACCTTCATTTGGCGGAAAACCAATTCACCGGCGAACTTCCAGTCTCATTGTCAAACGCAACCTCCCTTGAAACAGTATACTTTGCCTTCAACAGATTCAAGGGGCCAATGCCAAAAGAACTTGGGAGGCTTTCCAATCTTAAGAGCTTTGCCATTAAAAACAATCTCATTCACGATGATCTAAGTTTTATTGCATCATTGACAAATTGCACAAATCTAATGACTCTGGAATTTGGTGTCAACCTATGGAAGGGTTCATTGCCGGACTTGATGTGCAATCTTTCAAGGCGACTAGAGCACCTAGATATTTCAGGAAGTCAAATACATGGTAATATTCCTTCCGATATTGGGAACCTGGTCGGTCTCAATTACCTTCTTATTTATGAGACCAATATTGAGGGTCCTATTCCTTTTGGCATTGGCAAACTCTCGAATATGGGAATTCTTGCCTTAGCTGGAAACCGGCTTGCTGGTGAGATACCACGTTCATTCGGAAACTTGACTTTGTTAAATAAGTTGTACTTGCAAGGAAACAACTTGTCCGGAAGCATACCTCAGAGTCTTGGCAATTTCACCAGATTGCAATTGTTAGACATaggaaataattttcttgatggCTCCATTCCTCCACAGATAATGAGTCTTTCCTCCATTTCTAGTTACTTACGTCTGTCTTACAATGCCTTAACGGGTTCAATTCCAAGTGAAGTTGGCGCTTTAACACACCTTACAGACTTAGACTTGTCATATAATAGATTGTCTGGTTTGATTCCAAACTCTTTAAGTGGTTGCACTAGCTTGGGAAGACTTCAACTTCAGGACAATTTGCTTCAAGGAGAGATACCACAAGGATTGAGTGCATTGACGGGTTTACAGGATTTGGATCTTTCAAGAAATAATTTGTCCGGTAAAATCCCAGTTTTTCTCGCTCGTCTAAATCTTGTAAATTTGAATATATCATTCAATAGGTTCAACGGCGAAGTACCAATACAAGGAGTATTTGGAAATAAGACAGCTCTTTCGGTTGAAGGGAATGTGGAACTATGTGGAGGAATTCTTGAGTTGAAGCTCCCCCCTTGCAGTTCCATGAAGTCCTCTAAGAAACCTTTGCCAACTTTACTTAAAATCATCATTCCAACACTAGCTTCAGTAGGCCTATGTGTTACACTTTGTGCATGCATTTTCATACGCATATATCGGCCAAAACTTTTCATGAAAGAACAAACTTCAGCGGGGTTGATCAATGGCGACCTGTTCATGAGGTTATCGTATGGAGATCTCTTAAAAGCCACCGGCGGTTTCTCAGAAGATAACTTGGTTGGTGCTGGAAGATTTGGATCTGTTTACAAAGGGATACTTGAGGATGGAAAGATAACGGTGGCAATCAAAGTGCTAAATCTTTTGGTCAAAGGTGCCTCTAAAAGCTTCATAGCAGAATGCATTGCACTGAAAGGAATAAGGCATAGAAACCTTTTAAAACTATTGAGTGTTTGTGAAAGTATAGACTTCCAAAGAGGTGAATTCAGAGCATTGGTTTATGAATTCATGTCTAGTGGGAGTTTGGAAGATCTGTTGTACCCTAACAATAAGAGAAACGAAGAACATGATGCAGAGTTCCAGTGCCTTGACATGTTTCAGAGGCTCAAAATCGCCATCGATATTGCTCATGCACTTGAGTACCTACATATTGGCACAGATTCACCTATTATTCATGGCGACTTGAAGCCAAGTAATGTTCTTTTGGATGATGACATGACTGCACATGTAGGCGATTTCGGATTGTCTAAGAAAGTTTCAGACATGCTTGAATCACCAGAAAGCAGTAATACAATTGGGATCAAAGGTACCATAGGCTATGTTCCTCCAGGTATGTAACTATCTATAAATAAAGTCATACCAAAGCTTAGATTCACTCATTTAAAATCCATGATTTCAAATACATAaaggttgtttgacaaaaatgaTTTCAGATTCATCTCTAAAGTaattattatgtttttaaaattaataaaataataattataaagaaTCTCAAGTGGcaccaattaaaaaaaattgcaaagaCATCCAATattaatgtcattttaaattcattctttaaataatttcttaaataaaatactccATTCTCTAAAAGgttaaaaaattgtgtgagacgatttcacgggtcgtattttgtgagacgaatatcttatttggattatccatgaaaaaatattattttttatgctaagagtattattttttattgtgaatatctgtagggttgacccgtctcacagataaagattcgtgagaccgtcttacaaaagACCTACTACTTTAAAAGCTAATATTTCAATTCAAATATAAACCCAAGTTTATttccatattttttaaaatatgaatcattAGTCCATTTATAGATAATAAATAACAATAGAAATTCATAACTAACCATAGCAATAAATCCTCAAAAAAATGAATGAAATGGTAAGCGAAAAAATTGTTGTTTCTTGACTCTCTACCTTGAACCACTTTTTAGAATATGGCACAAGTAACACTGTCTCAATAAAAGGCGATGTCTACAGTTTTGGGATTATTCTCCTAGAGATGTTCACAGGCAAGAGACCAACTGATCAAGCATTCGACGAAAACCTAAATCTTCACGATTTTGTTAGCAGTGCTTTACCGAATCATGTGACAGAAATCGTTGATCCTCTCATTCTAGAAGGGCATGATATGAACAATAAGATGAAGGAGTGTATGACTTCTATATTAAGTATCGGGGTGGCATGTTCAAGCAAGGTACTGACCAGTAGAATGTGTATGACTGATGTTGTTCGCGAATTGTGTAAGATAAGAGTTGATTATATGGCTAGGACTTGAGTTAGCTCTTTCTTATGACGAAACTATTTCAAGTATCACACATGCTTCGACTATTATGTAGCTCTATCGTGgtttattttagaaaatattttgtcGGGTATACTTATATAAGTTACATTTCATTATATCTTAATCACGACCCTCGAGATATTGTACTCGTTGCAGCCAAATAAGGGCTACCATCAATGAAATGCTCACAAGCGATAACCAATCCTAACACCAGATGGTTTAATTCATTGTAGCATATAATTTTACATGTTCATATTGACAAGGGAAAAAATTAGGATATCAAATAGAAatcaaaataacaaaatgaaACATCAACtactcaatgaaataactctctCTGCTAGAAAAACGATCCCCACAACGCTTGAGTTGTTGTACATATTAAAAAGATTTGTGATGTATTATTACCACCCGTTAATGAATAACGTTTGATTCTAAATCAAACATAAACTCccaagaaaaaatatatttcaatatcGTCGCATTTTAATGCATGCATAGTCGCATGCCAATATTATTAATAGCATATCAAACAAGAAATattcataaaattattttaatatatcaCATTATTATGCCCTCTATATTTGCTTTAAAAAAACACCTTAGatatcattaaaataattaaattaatgtgATATATCGCCGCATCGCTATCTCCACAGTATAATTATCATAGGCTAAGGATGCGTTTGGTAGGAGTGATTAAGtgagtttatttttttaacccaCCTAATCACATGTTTGGTAtcttttttatttaaccaattCAATCCCTCCTATAactgattaggttatattaggtgtgataaaataatcactcaTCACCCCTTAGGTTTATCCCACTCTTAAtccattttatattttcaattttacccttctcctaaatccaaactcaccaccacttccctCCACCGACCGTCAAACGACCACCCCCATCGCCGGTTGACCGCCGCTGCCGACCACCCCCTCCTCCTGTTGGCCGATAGCTGGACCGCCGCCGCTTCCGGCCGACCGACCACCGTCGATTAAAGGCCCATCATGTTTAGAGATTATTGATTTCAGAGCAACACTGGTTATGAAACAACAAACACAAGATTACAAACAATTACTTCAATTTTTTCCAGCCTTTtagaaaaaaatcatttatcataTCCAACTATAAAATTCCTATTTTTGGGAATTTTGTctattcatttatttaattaattgtacatGAACGTATTAGCTAATAATGTTCATAATTAATAAGTGCTAATTTAAATGTTTGGTTtacaaatattaaattaattcgTTTGTCCACTTTACGTGTAAAAAATCTAGTATAATAATCTTTTTTTAATCACAAAAACTTTAGTGTACGGTCTTACGGGTTAATTTGCGCGacgaaatgaaaaaaaattaaacacaacTTTTTCTATGAGTTGACCAAAAAGTAACGCTGGGAGTCTGGGACCATGCATTCAAATGGAACCCCTTCGTCCCCATTCTTTAAAACGTGTTCGTCGAGTAACCACGTTTCTGTGGAATTGACcagaataaatatgtggtcaccATAGCATAGTTAATGGGACGAAATTTCTGGTAAAtaagtaaagaaaaaaaaaaaaatatatatatatatatatatatatatatatctgccCCGCCCTGTACCAAGTTGTACTAAAATATCtcgattttatttataaaatattatttatccaaAAATGTACACTATCAATTCACACacttatattatattatattatattatatatatatatatttaaaacatctattaaaaaaattgttattttaaaaaaaattataaattatttcttgttctcaaaaaattcattcttgttaataataaaaatatattttaaaaaaatttttgtaattttatttttagtttccTCACGATAAACtttatgttttttatttattaaaaaattcatttaataaaaatatttttatattcaaaaataatttttttaatataataatttgtaCCAAACCATATTTTATCAAATTTACAAAATTTCAAACAAAATCGAACTGGATTTTTCATATCCAAAccaaaacataaatttcgattCGATTTAGTTCCGATTGATGTGTatgattaattttaagttttgaggttTGTAGTGAATTAGTGTATCAGATGTCGTAATTTGAAAAAGTAACAATTTACACTTGATATAAGTTGAGTAAACATTTTATTTAATcgttgaaaataataattataagttaaatatcataaaattaaaatacctaTGCATGTTACATAATTTTATaacttataaaaaatatataaactttAAATGTTGTAGGTACTTTTTATATGCGCTAAAATATGTAATAAATTCGAAATCACTAATACTAGAATACataataaatatcaaataaaatatttttatatccaaaaaaatcacattaaattaacaaaatttatttttaattttttatatttatgtaaTCAGATCGAATTAGTTTAGTTGAGTTTGTTTTAATCAAATACTTGAACTAAATCAAATTTTTCGATATCATTGATTTTAGAACTAATCTAAACCGTGATTAACTAAAAATCGATCCAAATTGAATTCTTTTTCCCCGATTTGGTTGGTTTGGTGTGAACCAGTATTATCCTAGTGAAAATCACAGTTTCTTGTTGACTTAAGGTTCGCTTGGTGTGTAGGATGTGATAACTGAATTATTGATAATTTGGTTGATAAATGTTTGATAGGATAAGATATTTAATTTGAGAGATACATAATATCATGTGTGGTGTGAATTCAATAAGAGTGATAAAATCATGACAAATTTTTTAATGACCAAAATATCCTTTAATAtgttatttgaaaatatttcccaTGTCTATTTACTTATCCCCAAAGCTACTCATTGTTTCCAAAAAATTGGAACGCGAATTGGAAACCCTCCCCAATTTCTTCGTCCGTGAAGATCGCCAGACGAGGTGAGATCCGTGTTATTCTGAACCGAAGATCCAACATAAAGCATGAACATGTTTttctgataatttttttttcaggtGAGCTTAGAAATTAAAGCCACAACCAACCCTGATTCGAACCCGTACAAGAAAGCAAGATCTACCAGGGAGAAGAAATTCTTGTGAGTAATTTCCGAAAATCTTATTCGACTAATCCTATATGTGAACTTATATAAAATTTAGGTATATGtgaacttatatatatatatatatatatatatatatatatatgtgtgtgtgtgtgtgtgtgtatatacggataggtctcttgtgagacgatctcacgaatctttacatgtaagacgggttaaccctaccgatagttataataaaaagtaatattcttagcataaaaagtaatattttttcatgacacactcaaataagagatccgtcttacaaaatacgacctgtgagatcgtctcacccAAGTTTttgcatataatatatatatatatatatatatatatatatatatatataatatattccaTGTGTCACATCGGTACTTGTTGGTGTATGTCTCGTTCATTTGCTATAAAGGAAGCTTGAAACACTTTTTCCGTCCAAATTTGCAAATATAATTCCTAATTAAATTTGTCCAATTTAATATTGGTCGGCAGGAGTAATATCTTAGCCAAGTTTGACTATatggttgatttttttttttttttcactttcaataattaattaatgtatataaataaaagaaagaaaaatatggAGGATAATATAAGTGATTTGATTAAtttatgataaataattaatacatACAATTGTAATAAAATAagttatgagattttattaatataaagttACCGTGCGATGAAATTCgtccaaataaataaaatgattttgATATCATAATTACAATTTttaccatatattaaattttagattTTAATAACTAAGTAACTAATATacgtattatatatatatatatatatatatatatatatataagattcttattttatataaatgtaATGCGTGTGGTGTAATATTTTAGGTTTTTTTAATTAAGTTTTTAGACTCGAAGGTTCGCCACTTGATTGTCACGACTTGTATCGAAATTGACCCCAAACTTTAAGTAATATATGTGTTTAATTTTGACCTCTAACGACctatttgtattttttaaatagACTTtagataatatataataaaaaaatagactttagatttgatttgaaaacatatatttttaatatgtacacttattaattaatataataataagttaTTCTCATAAAGCAATAGCACCTTAGATATATCTATTTGTATTGGCATCAAAATTAGAGATATCATATTAAGattttgagtaggtcttttgcgagacgatctcacgaatctttatctgtggaacgggtcaatcctaccgatgtttacaataaaaattatactcttagcataaaaagtaatattttttcattaatgaatcaacgagagatccgtctcacaaaatatcacccgtgagaccgtctcatacaagttttgcctaagattttttttaattagacaataataatattaataataaacaacaataaCAACGACGGTTATATCTTGCATTCAAACACGTCtctttttcaccaaaaacaaaaCCCTCTCGATACAGTCTTCGTAGTATTTTTATGTGTCGAAATCATCTCTCATGTTCGTGAATTGGCTCAATTCAGTCCCTACGGTTATTTTGTCCTGAAATAGAAAAATCGAAGCCCCAAATTCACTTACCCCAATTTCAGAAtacaagaaaaggaaaaggaaaaagcaCATACACACACGTTTAGAGGTGTAAACGAACCGATCTGGTTTGTGAAAATTT from Primulina tabacum isolate GXHZ01 chromosome 14, ASM2559414v2, whole genome shotgun sequence includes:
- the LOC142524236 gene encoding uncharacterized protein LOC142524236, yielding MAICIITKVFCIIFVLCCAAISPSTCSSNATDVLALLAFRAAIIDPLGALNSWNQSRDYCSWEGIACGSKNRDRVVAINLMSRGLVGTLSPHIGNLSFLMAIVLQNNSFYGPIPEQIGRLRLLEYVEFSNNSFVGEIPRNISQCPSLVYLNLIDNRLSGSIPVELGSLLNLEDLGLGKNNLSGSIPPILGNLTSLTQLSLVMCNFRGEIPESLAQLRRLNFLSLTGNHLTGRIPSGLFNISTISTFDVSVNELQGVIPGDIGLTLPNLENLHLAENQFTGELPVSLSNATSLETVYFAFNRFKGPMPKELGRLSNLKSFAIKNNLIHDDLSFIASLTNCTNLMTLEFGVNLWKGSLPDLMCNLSRRLEHLDISGSQIHGNIPSDIGNLVGLNYLLIYETNIEGPIPFGIGKLSNMGILALAGNRLAGEIPRSFGNLTLLNKLYLQGNNLSGSIPQSLGNFTRLQLLDIGNNFLDGSIPPQIMSLSSISSYLRLSYNALTGSIPSEVGALTHLTDLDLSYNRLSGLIPNSLSGCTSLGRLQLQDNLLQGEIPQGLSALTGLQDLDLSRNNLSGKIPVFLARLNLVNLNISFNRFNGEVPIQGVFGNKTALSVEGNVELCGGILELKLPPCSSMKSSKKPLPTLLKIIIPTLASVGLCVTLCACIFIRIYRPKLFMKEQTSAGLINGDLFMRLSYGDLLKATGGFSEDNLVGAGRFGSVYKGILEDGKITVAIKVLNLLVKGASKSFIAECIALKGIRHRNLLKLLSVCESIDFQRGEFRALVYEFMSSGSLEDLLYPNNKRNEEHDAEFQCLDMFQRLKIAIDIAHALEYLHIGTDSPIIHGDLKPSNVLLDDDMTAHVGDFGLSKKVSDMLESPESSNTIGIKGTIGYVPPEYGTSNTVSIKGDVYSFGIILLEMFTGKRPTDQAFDENLNLHDFVSSALPNHVTEIVDPLILEGHDMNNKMKECMTSILSIGVACSSKVLTSRMCMTDVVRELCKIRVDYMART